From a single Gemmatimonadota bacterium genomic region:
- the rnz gene encoding ribonuclease Z — MLGVTFLGTGAACPTVERNVSGLALMREGEMMLFDCGEGTQRQMMRYGVGFSFSEIFFSHYHSDHLLGVIGLFRTMGLLDRKDGVTLYGPKHAQRIITHALSVGVERTKFPVDIIEVKPGDRLKRKEYDIAVFETEHRIDTVGYALVERDRLGRFDPEVAKSLGVSEGPLWGQLHRGMPVTLPDGRVVPPDAIVGPPRPGRTVVYSGDTRPCQGVRQAARGADLLIHEATFGSDERQRAIETGHSTAGEAAELARDAGVKRLVLTHISARYSREAPELIDEARAIFPTVSIARDGMAVDVPFPDRGGSAG; from the coding sequence ATGCTTGGGGTCACTTTCCTTGGGACCGGCGCGGCCTGTCCAACCGTCGAACGCAACGTCTCCGGCCTGGCGCTGATGCGCGAGGGCGAAATGATGCTGTTCGACTGCGGCGAGGGCACCCAACGCCAGATGATGCGCTACGGCGTCGGGTTCAGCTTTTCCGAAATCTTCTTCTCCCACTATCACTCCGACCACCTCCTTGGCGTCATCGGCCTGTTCCGTACCATGGGGCTGCTCGACCGGAAAGATGGCGTCACCCTCTACGGGCCGAAGCACGCCCAGCGAATCATTACGCACGCCCTCTCCGTCGGGGTCGAGCGGACCAAGTTCCCGGTGGACATCATCGAAGTGAAGCCGGGTGACCGGCTGAAGCGGAAAGAATACGACATCGCCGTGTTCGAAACCGAGCATCGGATCGACACCGTGGGCTATGCGCTCGTGGAGCGCGACCGGCTGGGCCGATTCGATCCCGAGGTGGCCAAGTCGTTAGGGGTTTCCGAGGGCCCTCTCTGGGGGCAATTGCACCGGGGGATGCCGGTGACCCTGCCGGACGGCCGGGTCGTGCCGCCGGATGCCATTGTCGGGCCGCCCCGGCCGGGCCGGACGGTGGTTTACTCGGGCGACACCCGGCCCTGCCAGGGCGTTAGGCAGGCGGCTCGGGGCGCCGATCTATTGATTCACGAGGCAACCTTCGGGTCGGACGAGCGCCAACGGGCCATTGAAACCGGGCACAGTACTGCGGGGGAGGCGGCCGAATTGGCGCGCGATGCCGGCGTCAAACGTCTGGTGCTGACCCATATCAGCGCCCGGTACAGCCGGGAGGCGCCCGAGTTGATCGACGAGGCCCGAGCGATCTTCCCGACCGTGAGTATTGCCCGTGACGGCATGGCGGTGGACGTGCCGTTTCCGGACCGGGGCGGTTCCGCCGGCTAG
- a CDS encoding MCE family protein, with the protein MDLHHKQEVTVGLLVLGGIGLFMAGTTWLKGRSFSSSGSQVRVAFADVGTLKRGSAVRVSGVNLGSVDRIDFEGVGKVVVTLSVKPIVQPKIDASAKLGSAGLMGDALILFHPGNSSEPLPPGATIQGVVGQGLMELGTELGDKAKEAMTGFSEIANQKLADNLNATLSAMQRMMGVYTNTKSGPVGDLAATMRQLQTLTAHLDSTLAAASLPTTLRMTDTLMTNLSSTSHEFAVTAARFDSLLQKINRGQGTLGKFVTDTALYAELTKVATSVKELVDELKKHPGKITIQIKAF; encoded by the coding sequence ATGGATCTTCATCACAAACAAGAAGTAACGGTTGGGTTGCTGGTCCTCGGTGGGATCGGCCTGTTCATGGCCGGGACCACGTGGCTCAAGGGTCGGAGCTTCTCCAGCTCCGGCAGTCAGGTCCGGGTCGCCTTCGCTGACGTCGGCACCCTCAAGCGGGGCTCCGCAGTGCGGGTGTCGGGGGTCAATCTCGGCTCGGTCGACCGGATCGACTTCGAAGGCGTCGGCAAGGTCGTCGTCACGCTGAGCGTCAAGCCGATCGTCCAGCCGAAAATCGACGCCTCCGCCAAACTCGGATCGGCCGGCCTGATGGGCGATGCCCTGATCCTTTTTCACCCCGGCAATTCGAGTGAGCCGTTGCCCCCAGGGGCCACGATTCAGGGTGTGGTCGGTCAGGGTTTGATGGAGCTCGGCACCGAGTTAGGCGACAAGGCGAAAGAGGCGATGACCGGTTTCAGCGAGATCGCCAACCAGAAGCTGGCCGACAACTTGAATGCGACCCTGTCGGCAATGCAGCGAATGATGGGGGTCTATACCAATACCAAATCCGGCCCCGTGGGCGATCTCGCGGCCACGATGCGGCAGCTCCAAACCCTGACGGCCCATCTCGACTCAACCCTGGCCGCCGCCAGTCTGCCGACCACGCTCCGAATGACCGATACCCTGATGACCAACCTGTCGTCAACCAGCCACGAATTTGCGGTGACGGCGGCCCGGTTCGACAGCCTGCTCCAGAAGATCAATCGGGGCCAGGGCACCCTTGGCAAGTTCGTCACCGATACCGCACTCTACGCGGAGTTGACCAAAGTGGCCACCTCCGTCAAGGAGCTGGTGGACGAGCTCAAGAAACACCCCGGGAAGATCACCATCCAAATCAAGGCGTTCTAA
- a CDS encoding ATP-binding cassette domain-containing protein has protein sequence MIELRGIKKRFGEQVVLGGVDFTVADGETVALMGPSGTGKSVLLKHINGLIHPDAGQILVDGKNVALLRRDDLAELRMRIGYVFQNGALFDSMNVYENIRLGIVDQKHYSDEMFCRARVGECLRLVNLAPETQGKFPAQLSGGMRKRVGIARAIAGQPKYLLYDEPTSGLDPVNSDIIDRLVKRLAGELGITSVMVTHDVRGAFRVADRVALLSEGRIVLQGTPEEFKASNIAEVRAFLERDFETDEAA, from the coding sequence ATGATCGAGCTCCGGGGCATCAAGAAACGGTTCGGCGAGCAGGTGGTGCTCGGCGGCGTCGACTTCACGGTCGCCGACGGCGAGACGGTTGCGCTGATGGGGCCGTCGGGTACCGGGAAGAGTGTGCTGCTCAAGCACATCAACGGCCTGATCCACCCGGACGCCGGGCAGATCCTGGTCGACGGCAAGAACGTGGCCCTGCTTCGGCGCGATGACCTGGCCGAGCTTCGGATGAGGATCGGGTATGTGTTTCAGAACGGCGCCCTCTTCGACTCGATGAATGTCTACGAAAACATCCGGCTCGGCATCGTCGATCAGAAGCACTACAGCGACGAGATGTTCTGCCGGGCCAGGGTTGGGGAGTGCTTGCGGCTGGTCAACCTGGCCCCGGAGACGCAGGGAAAGTTCCCGGCCCAGCTGTCCGGCGGGATGCGGAAGCGGGTTGGGATTGCCCGGGCGATTGCCGGCCAGCCCAAGTACCTGTTGTATGACGAACCGACCTCCGGGCTCGATCCGGTCAACTCGGACATCATCGACCGCCTGGTCAAGCGGCTAGCCGGTGAACTCGGGATCACGAGCGTGATGGTGACGCACGACGTGCGAGGCGCCTTCCGGGTGGCCGATCGGGTGGCGCTGCTGAGTGAGGGCCGGATTGTGTTGCAAGGAACGCCTGAGGAATTCAAGGCGTCGAACATTGCCGAGGTGCGGGCATTCCTGGAACGAGATTTCGAGACCGACGAGGCAGCCTGA
- a CDS encoding ABC transporter permease, whose amino-acid sequence MGGQDIAMATAVLGVPRLVGRVVLTGLAHLGRFSAMCAEIVRGFREWRVWIPRTVTECANIGVGSLLIVLVVAGFAGAVTAFQSGYQWQTSLPLYVLGTLIVTNIVLELGPVLVGLVLAGRIGARYAAELGTMRVTEQIDALESLGRSPASHLIIPRVLAGFLMVPILVVIADVVAVVVAWYAVKRVLPVTDEDFAYGAQYFYRTFDGYYSVIKAFFFGGAISLISCYVGFNTKQGAEGVGRATTAAVVASSVVILLLNATLARLLLN is encoded by the coding sequence ATGGGGGGGCAAGATATAGCCATGGCAACAGCGGTGCTTGGGGTTCCCCGGCTGGTTGGCCGGGTCGTCCTTACCGGTCTGGCACATCTCGGGCGGTTCAGCGCCATGTGCGCCGAGATCGTCCGGGGGTTTCGGGAGTGGCGGGTCTGGATCCCCCGGACGGTTACCGAGTGCGCCAATATCGGGGTCGGAAGCCTGCTGATCGTGCTGGTGGTTGCCGGGTTTGCCGGGGCCGTGACGGCGTTCCAATCCGGCTATCAGTGGCAAACCAGCCTGCCGCTCTACGTCTTGGGTACCCTGATCGTCACCAACATCGTGTTGGAATTGGGGCCGGTCCTGGTTGGCCTGGTCTTGGCCGGCCGGATTGGAGCCCGCTACGCCGCCGAGCTCGGCACGATGCGGGTTACCGAGCAAATCGATGCCCTGGAAAGCCTGGGCCGCTCGCCGGCGTCGCACCTGATCATTCCGCGGGTCCTGGCGGGCTTCCTGATGGTCCCGATTCTGGTGGTCATCGCCGATGTGGTGGCGGTGGTGGTGGCGTGGTACGCGGTCAAGCGGGTGCTGCCGGTTACCGACGAGGATTTCGCCTACGGCGCCCAGTATTTCTACCGGACCTTCGACGGGTACTACTCGGTCATCAAGGCCTTCTTTTTCGGTGGCGCCATCAGCTTGATCTCGTGCTACGTCGGATTCAACACCAAGCAGGGGGCTGAAGGCGTGGGTCGGGCCACCACGGCCGCGGTCGTGGCCAGTTCGGTGGTCATCCTGTTACTGAACGCCACGTTGGCGCGCCTGCTTCTCAACTAA
- a CDS encoding A/G-specific adenine glycosylase: MVAWFQKHGRDLPWRQTRDPYRVLVSEIMLQQTQVSRVEGFYHRFLAEYPDLGTLAAATPSMVRESWEGLGYYRRATNLHRLAQTVVTERDGTIPSNVDQLRALPGVGRYTAGAVASFAFEQAEPAVDTNVARVLKRAFHPRAGATARDQQKLWSTAAALVPRAGATAWAFNQGLMELGALVCTARQAHCPICPVKPLCSTGRRVPSVTASPSPRRKAPAGQATRKSSRTGPASSGARRTTRAGPPDRL, from the coding sequence ATCGTGGCCTGGTTCCAGAAGCACGGCCGAGACCTGCCGTGGCGCCAGACGAGAGACCCCTATCGGGTTCTGGTGTCCGAAATCATGCTCCAGCAGACCCAGGTCAGCCGGGTCGAGGGCTTCTACCACCGCTTCCTGGCGGAATACCCCGACCTCGGCACGTTGGCCGCAGCCACTCCGAGTATGGTGAGGGAAAGTTGGGAGGGACTCGGCTACTACCGCCGCGCCACCAACCTGCACCGGCTGGCCCAAACGGTCGTTACCGAGCGGGACGGGACCATCCCGAGCAACGTCGACCAACTGCGCGCGCTTCCAGGGGTCGGCCGGTACACCGCCGGAGCGGTGGCGAGCTTTGCCTTCGAACAAGCCGAACCCGCCGTCGACACCAACGTGGCCCGGGTCCTCAAACGAGCCTTTCACCCCCGAGCCGGCGCCACAGCCCGAGACCAACAAAAACTGTGGAGCACGGCTGCCGCCCTGGTTCCCCGCGCCGGCGCGACCGCCTGGGCCTTCAATCAAGGCCTCATGGAGCTCGGCGCCCTAGTATGCACCGCCCGCCAAGCCCACTGCCCAATCTGCCCCGTCAAACCCCTCTGCTCCACCGGCCGCCGAGTGCCGAGCGTCACGGCCTCCCCATCGCCCCGGCGTAAAGCGCCAGCAGGCCAAGCAACCCGGAAATCATCCCGAACCGGGCCTGCTTCTTCCGGAGCGCGTCGAACAACGCGGGCTGGGCCACCGGATCGACTCTGA
- a CDS encoding DUF2203 family protein, with protein sequence MTDRLDGSMIGGGSPRSGGMTVAELKIYSVDEAERTLPFLRKILADLKVEYEGWREAVAGYEVLAAASRADTGETDDLLLSRGRVTDAAARINAGLLELEAVGCQFKGFEDGLVDFYALRDDRLVFLCWKLSEAHITHWHEVDAGIAGRQPIDAADFSGIIP encoded by the coding sequence TTGACCGACCGGTTGGACGGGTCGATGATTGGGGGTGGGTCCCCCCGATCCGGAGGCATGACGGTGGCCGAATTGAAAATCTATTCCGTCGACGAAGCCGAACGGACCCTCCCGTTTCTGCGGAAGATTCTGGCCGATCTCAAGGTTGAGTACGAGGGATGGCGGGAGGCGGTGGCCGGGTACGAAGTGTTGGCGGCCGCGAGTCGCGCCGACACCGGCGAAACGGACGATCTGCTTCTAAGCCGCGGCCGGGTCACCGACGCGGCGGCCCGGATCAACGCTGGTCTGCTCGAACTCGAAGCCGTCGGGTGCCAGTTCAAAGGGTTCGAAGACGGCCTGGTCGACTTCTATGCGCTCCGGGACGACCGGTTGGTCTTTTTGTGTTGGAAATTGAGCGAAGCACACATCACTCACTGGCACGAGGTCGACGCCGGCATTGCGGGCCGGCAACCGATCGACGCGGCCGACTTCAGCGGAATCATTCCTTGA